The proteins below come from a single Afipia felis ATCC 53690 genomic window:
- the selD gene encoding selenide, water dikinase SelD: MNAPIVRLTSLAHGGGCGCKLAPSVLQELLANQPAAAPFRQLLVGVETGDDAAVWKVDDSTCVVATTDFFMPVVDDPFDFGRIAATNAISDIYAMGAKPIMALAILGMPLNKVTIDDVRNIIAGGNSVCATAGIPVAGGHSIDATEPIYGLAVIGLCRPDQVRRNADAKPGDALILTKAIGVGIYSAAIKKGDLPGEGYGEMLASTTQLNRIGSELANDEAVHAITDVTGFGLLGHALELARGSKLTVALKATEVPLFTHAAQLAQQGYVTGASTRNWASYGDAIRLPEGLPDWQRNLLVDPQTSGGLLVSCAADHAQAALETIHRAGYSAARIIGYTAAGPAEVRVIA, from the coding sequence ATGAATGCTCCCATCGTGCGCCTGACGAGCCTTGCCCACGGTGGCGGATGCGGCTGCAAGCTTGCGCCTTCCGTCTTGCAGGAGTTGCTCGCCAACCAGCCCGCCGCCGCGCCATTCCGTCAACTGCTGGTCGGGGTCGAGACCGGTGACGACGCCGCGGTGTGGAAAGTCGATGACTCCACCTGCGTGGTGGCCACCACGGATTTCTTCATGCCGGTGGTGGACGATCCCTTCGATTTCGGCCGCATCGCCGCAACCAACGCGATCTCCGACATCTACGCCATGGGCGCGAAACCGATCATGGCGCTCGCGATCCTTGGCATGCCGCTCAACAAGGTCACAATCGATGACGTGCGCAACATCATCGCAGGTGGCAATAGCGTCTGTGCGACGGCCGGAATTCCGGTTGCCGGCGGTCACTCGATCGACGCGACGGAACCGATCTACGGTCTTGCCGTCATAGGCCTCTGCCGTCCCGATCAGGTGCGCCGCAATGCCGATGCGAAGCCCGGCGACGCGCTGATCCTGACCAAGGCCATCGGCGTCGGCATCTATTCCGCCGCCATCAAGAAGGGCGATCTGCCGGGCGAGGGTTACGGCGAAATGCTTGCCTCGACGACACAACTCAACCGTATTGGCAGTGAGCTTGCCAACGATGAAGCCGTTCACGCCATTACCGACGTTACTGGGTTCGGCCTGCTCGGCCATGCGCTGGAGCTCGCACGCGGCTCGAAGCTCACCGTCGCGCTGAAAGCCACCGAGGTGCCACTGTTCACGCACGCGGCCCAGCTCGCGCAGCAGGGCTACGTCACCGGTGCATCCACACGAAACTGGGCAAGCTATGGCGATGCCATTCGCCTGCCCGAGGGTTTGCCCGACTGGCAGCGCAACCTGTTGGTCGATCCGCAGACGTCGGGCGGGTTGTTAGTTTCCTGTGCCGCTGATCACGCCCAGGCCGCGCTCGAGACAATTCACCGCGCGGGCTACAGCGCCGCCCGGATCATCGGCTACACCGCAGCCGGGCCGGCCGAGGTGCGCGTCATAGCGTGA
- a CDS encoding tetratricopeptide repeat protein: protein MGLRGFLAQLRQRRDVDAPVEAVGEALVAERMAQAYEAAEANDYESALAIWGPLAHQGITRAQNNIGKCFSDGLGVDRDSALALRWLTLAAEGGDPVGQRNLAEVYFKGEGVQANAVRAAELYRTAAEAGDGPAQDMLSWMLVEGEMIPGDLSDAKHWAEAAAAQGIVPAMTRLGMMYHNALGVERDAAAAARWWDKAAVLGDADAQAMLGAAYQLGAGVPRDGVAALMWLLRAQAGASLLAEPFIHPTFAALSVAEIERARRLAGLPLPEPAL, encoded by the coding sequence ATGGGCTTGCGCGGATTCCTTGCACAGTTACGGCAGCGGCGCGATGTGGATGCGCCAGTTGAGGCTGTGGGGGAGGCGTTGGTCGCTGAGCGGATGGCACAGGCTTATGAGGCCGCCGAGGCGAACGACTACGAATCTGCGCTGGCAATCTGGGGGCCACTTGCGCATCAGGGCATTACGCGCGCGCAGAACAATATCGGAAAATGTTTCAGCGATGGACTTGGCGTCGATCGCGATAGCGCGCTTGCGCTGCGCTGGCTGACGCTTGCGGCCGAAGGTGGTGATCCTGTCGGCCAGCGCAACCTTGCCGAAGTCTATTTCAAGGGCGAGGGAGTTCAGGCGAACGCAGTCCGGGCCGCCGAACTATACCGAACGGCGGCGGAAGCAGGCGACGGTCCCGCGCAAGACATGTTGTCGTGGATGCTGGTTGAAGGCGAAATGATCCCTGGCGATCTGTCTGACGCAAAGCATTGGGCGGAAGCCGCAGCGGCGCAGGGCATCGTGCCTGCCATGACACGGCTCGGCATGATGTATCACAACGCGCTTGGCGTCGAACGCGACGCGGCTGCAGCTGCACGCTGGTGGGACAAGGCCGCTGTGCTCGGAGACGCAGATGCACAGGCGATGCTGGGTGCGGCATATCAGCTCGGCGCCGGGGTGCCGCGTGACGGTGTTGCCGCGCTGATGTGGCTGTTGCGGGCGCAGGCCGGCGCAAGCCTGCTGGCGGAGCCCTTCATCCATCCGACATTCGCGGCATTGTCGGTCGCGGAGATCGAGCGTGCCAGGAGGCTCGCGGGCCTGCCATTGCCGGAGCCTGCATTATGA